In one Lycium barbarum isolate Lr01 chromosome 7, ASM1917538v2, whole genome shotgun sequence genomic region, the following are encoded:
- the LOC132602628 gene encoding two-component response regulator-like PRR95 isoform X2, which produces MSSPLSDQILNFCESEFFPNVQNSDVASSSNCCSYEEQSSYSNNLEMNKFNNTIEKNEETNNISPSRTNNNNNDDNNNISNNNNDFSIIFDTQEDQINNDISASIEFTQDANFSIPHHLLQPQQDLFDINSLNNQQIKMNDISDGSLQPHHQYHPDQPPIIPFMGPPLGHIYDEEPLSSVPSYMRVPTSSSPSCPLLDPTLSNYLPLNSNTTMPNVESSAILAAAANAGGGLFFGTEFPPVQELDFQGDSGRLFCPDALPRVFNCSNELQALSNESQHLVSATGCSNPLVSDITSLEDTTYNKPVKCTPEQRREKIHRYMKKRNERNFSKKIKYACRKTLADSRPRVRGRFAKNDEFGEASTKTNSCGTHEEVTNEDVKLNFTYHQDPNMIASSGHDNNVNVTHNGRIFTSNCHSSSSPYDICPPLYCTDGQLH; this is translated from the exons ATGTCAAGCCCCCTTAGTGATCAAATTCTAAATTTCTGTGAGTCTGAATTCTTTCCAAATGTACAGAATTCAGATGTTGCTTCTAGCTCAAATTGTTGCAGCTATGAGGAACAAAGTTCATATTCAAACAATCTTGAAATGAACAAGTTCAATAACACTATTGAGAAGAATGAAGAAACCAATAATATTAGCCCTTCaagaaccaacaacaacaacaacgacgacaacaacaatattagcaacaacaacaatgatTTCTCGATAATATTTGATACTCAAGAAGATCAAATTAACAATGATATTTCTGCTTCAATAGAGTTCACACAAGATGCAAACTTCTCAATCCCACACCATTTACTTCAACCTCAACAGGACTTATTCGACATTAATTCTCTCAACAATCAACAAATAAAAATGAACGATATTTCGGATGGATCCTTGCAGCCTCATCATCAGTATCATCCTGATCAACCTCCTATAATTCCATTTATGGGGCCTCCATTAGGACATATCTACGACGAAGAACCTTTGTCATCTGTACCTTCTTACATGCGTGTTCCTacatcttcttctccttcttgtcCCCTTCTTGATCCTACACTTTCAAATTACTTACCTTTAAACTCAAATACCACCATGCCTAATGTTGAATCTTCAGCAATACTTGCTGCTGCTGCCAATGCTGGAGGTGGCTTGTTTTTCGGAACAGAGTTTCCACCAGTACAAGAATTGGATTTTCAAGGAGATAGTGGTAGATTATTCTGCCCTGATGCCTTGCCAAGAGTTTTTAACTGTTCCAACGAGCTTCAG GCACTGAGCAATGAGAGTCAACATTTGGTTAGTGCTACTGGATGTTCTAACCCTTTGGTATCAGACATAACAAGTTTGGAAGATACTACCTACAACAAACCTGTCAAGTGCACACCGGAGCAGAGGAGGGAGAAGATTCATAGATACATGAAGAAACGAAATGAAAGGAATTTCAGCAAGAAAATCAAG TATGCATGCAGGAAAACACTAGCAGACAGTAGGCCAAGGGTGAGGGGAAGATTTGCAAAGAATGATGAATTTGGAGAGGCTAGTACTAAGACAAATTCTTGTGGTACACATGAAGAGGTCACAAATGAAGATGTAAAACTCAATTTTACATATCATCAAGATCCTAATATGATTGCTTCTTCAGGACATGATAATAATGTTAATGTCACTCATAATGGTCGGATTTTCACTTCCAATTGCCACTCATCTAGCAGTCCCTATGATATTTGCCCGCCTCTGTACTGTACAGATGGCCAGTTGCACTAA
- the LOC132602628 gene encoding uncharacterized protein LOC132602628 isoform X1, translating into MEFSLPLVHNLHFVKEEMSSPLSDQILNFCESEFFPNVQNSDVASSSNCCSYEEQSSYSNNLEMNKFNNTIEKNEETNNISPSRTNNNNNDDNNNISNNNNDFSIIFDTQEDQINNDISASIEFTQDANFSIPHHLLQPQQDLFDINSLNNQQIKMNDISDGSLQPHHQYHPDQPPIIPFMGPPLGHIYDEEPLSSVPSYMRVPTSSSPSCPLLDPTLSNYLPLNSNTTMPNVESSAILAAAANAGGGLFFGTEFPPVQELDFQGDSGRLFCPDALPRVFNCSNELQALSNESQHLVSATGCSNPLVSDITSLEDTTYNKPVKCTPEQRREKIHRYMKKRNERNFSKKIKYACRKTLADSRPRVRGRFAKNDEFGEASTKTNSCGTHEEVTNEDVKLNFTYHQDPNMIASSGHDNNVNVTHNGRIFTSNCHSSSSPYDICPPLYCTDGQLH; encoded by the exons ATGGAATTCTCTCTTCCATTGGTTCACAACTTGCATTTTGTTAAG gaagAGATGTCAAGCCCCCTTAGTGATCAAATTCTAAATTTCTGTGAGTCTGAATTCTTTCCAAATGTACAGAATTCAGATGTTGCTTCTAGCTCAAATTGTTGCAGCTATGAGGAACAAAGTTCATATTCAAACAATCTTGAAATGAACAAGTTCAATAACACTATTGAGAAGAATGAAGAAACCAATAATATTAGCCCTTCaagaaccaacaacaacaacaacgacgacaacaacaatattagcaacaacaacaatgatTTCTCGATAATATTTGATACTCAAGAAGATCAAATTAACAATGATATTTCTGCTTCAATAGAGTTCACACAAGATGCAAACTTCTCAATCCCACACCATTTACTTCAACCTCAACAGGACTTATTCGACATTAATTCTCTCAACAATCAACAAATAAAAATGAACGATATTTCGGATGGATCCTTGCAGCCTCATCATCAGTATCATCCTGATCAACCTCCTATAATTCCATTTATGGGGCCTCCATTAGGACATATCTACGACGAAGAACCTTTGTCATCTGTACCTTCTTACATGCGTGTTCCTacatcttcttctccttcttgtcCCCTTCTTGATCCTACACTTTCAAATTACTTACCTTTAAACTCAAATACCACCATGCCTAATGTTGAATCTTCAGCAATACTTGCTGCTGCTGCCAATGCTGGAGGTGGCTTGTTTTTCGGAACAGAGTTTCCACCAGTACAAGAATTGGATTTTCAAGGAGATAGTGGTAGATTATTCTGCCCTGATGCCTTGCCAAGAGTTTTTAACTGTTCCAACGAGCTTCAG GCACTGAGCAATGAGAGTCAACATTTGGTTAGTGCTACTGGATGTTCTAACCCTTTGGTATCAGACATAACAAGTTTGGAAGATACTACCTACAACAAACCTGTCAAGTGCACACCGGAGCAGAGGAGGGAGAAGATTCATAGATACATGAAGAAACGAAATGAAAGGAATTTCAGCAAGAAAATCAAG TATGCATGCAGGAAAACACTAGCAGACAGTAGGCCAAGGGTGAGGGGAAGATTTGCAAAGAATGATGAATTTGGAGAGGCTAGTACTAAGACAAATTCTTGTGGTACACATGAAGAGGTCACAAATGAAGATGTAAAACTCAATTTTACATATCATCAAGATCCTAATATGATTGCTTCTTCAGGACATGATAATAATGTTAATGTCACTCATAATGGTCGGATTTTCACTTCCAATTGCCACTCATCTAGCAGTCCCTATGATATTTGCCCGCCTCTGTACTGTACAGATGGCCAGTTGCACTAA